In the bacterium SCSIO 12741 genome, GGTTACCTTCCTTTTCACCGGCTTTGAGCATGCGGCTGGTTGCCTTGAGAATTCCTGGTAATTTTTCTTCTTTCTCCCGGGTAATGAGAGCGAGTGTCATAATACCACTGCTCAGCAAAATGACGTAAAGTAATACCCCATTATCGAATAGAGGAATGCCAAAGGATTCTGGAATGGCAAAAAACAGAAGAATGGTAATCAGACCACGGGGCGAAACGAACAAAGACGGAATCATAAATTGCTTGGCGACCGAAGCAAAGAAGACATATCGAACGATGAATATGACTCCTAAAAAGACCAGGGAAATGATCAAAATTTCCAGGTTAACCAGTGACGCCAATGTAATGCTCATCCCAAATACGATGAAGAAAAAGGTTCTAACAACAAAGGCTGTTTCCAAGGTGATAATCTTGAAATACTTTAGGGTTTGAATCACCCTTCGGTGATCCACGTATTTGTCCAGCCCACGTACAAAAAACAGCTTGTGGTTATTTATCATAAGACCAAAGAACAAGATGATGAGCAGCGACGAAATATGCAACATCTTGCCAATGGAGTAGAGCATTAACAAAACGGCGATCAACAAAAAGAGCTTAACCTGGGAGGTGATGTTCTGAAAAATAATCGTTAGAACGTAGGCTGAAATGATCGAAATGGCAATCGTAAGAATCAGGTTCCCGGTAATGTCCAAAAACAGGTTCGTTCCTGGAGGTGCCTCAAACCCTTCGAGAACAAAGTAGAAAACCATAATCCCAAGAATGTCGGAGAAGGTAGACTCATAGATTAGAAACTCTTTGATCTCTTCTCTACAATTGCTCACACTTGGAATCACGATGGCACTGCTTACGATGGCCAAGGGAATCGAAAACAAAATGGCACTCCGTGTTTCGGCCAAAAAGAAGAGTTTGAACAACAGGGTAAACAAGAAGCTCGTTGCCGCCAAACAGAGTAGGGCAACGAGAAACGATTTCCAGATAATCGGCCATTTTTCCTTGGTAAGCTCCAGGTCCAGAGCGGCTTCGAGCACAATCATGACTAGACCTACAATTCCTAAAATCTCGAGAATGGGAATCCAGTTGGTATCAATAAATGGGAGCTCAAAATACTTGATCAACAAGGTTATTCCCATCCCGGTTACAATGAGTAAAAGAACCGATGGAATGTTTGTTTGCTTGGCAATAAGCCCATAGACATAGGACAGGATAACCAGCGCGCTGAGGACAATAATGAGAATATAGGGACTTGTTCCTGCCATTCATCAATTTGATTTAGCTGCCGTCATTACGGGTAGCTTGCCCACCAATTGTTGAGCTAAGGATGGAAAATAATCCTGAATAATTTCTTTCTGCCCATTTACAGTGGAAGAGAAGTACGTTTTTACTACTCCCGCATAAACTTCCTGATCATGGGTGAAAATAGAATAGTGTACGGTTATCTGACGTTGGTACTCATCACCCTCAAACGCCCGATAATCCAAACCGGCCTGAGGTTCAATATCGATTTGATTGATGATAAGATAAAGTACTGAAGAATACTTATCCTCCAGGTAGTCAAACAGAGCGGTGTCACGAACAGAGCATGCCATAAACCTGGGCTTTCCATCGGGATTGGAGCGAATCTGTCCCTGCTGCATATAAGTTCCATTCTTACCCGGATCTTCTTCTACTTTTTTCTTTTTGTTCAGTTTGAGTTTGATCTTTTTGTCATCCTCTTTTCCCTGATCTGGCAGCTCCCGATACTCGTCCTTAAGAGAGCGATAGATAAAATGGAGGTCTTCCTGCGTTTCTTCATCTGCAGCAATCATCCGAACTACCTGATAGTTTGCATTAGACTCCAGGTAAATCAGATTGTCGAGTCCTCTTCGGAAATTCGTTACAATTTGATCGTAACTTGTTCCATCGTTACGCCCAATACTGGAGGTGATGGATGATTTATACATCATGGGTTTAAAAGGAACCACCATCAATTTGGGTTGATCACCAAAAGTCCAAAGAGTATCGTTGACCAATCGACCGTGATCGTTTTCAAGAATATGCATGGTTTCATCCTGAGCCTGAACAGCACCCAGGGCCCAAATAAAAGAGCCTATCAGCAGGAGTTTCTTCATCCCGAAAAGTTATGGCTTAAAATTACAGCGACTCAAAGCCCTGTAGGCCGCCCCAAAAGATAATTTTCAACAGTTGATCCCGGATAAGGATTACTTGAACATCCGGAAGATATCATTCCCGTTAGCAAACAGGAACAAGGCAAGAATGATGAACAAGCCAAAAATCTGCGCATATTCCATGAACTTATCACCCGGCTTACGACCTGTAATGATCTCCCAAAGGGTGAACATAACGTGGCCGCCGTCGAGGGCAGGAATAGGTAGCAAATTAAGCACGGCCAGCATCACTGAAAGAAAGGCAGTCATGGTCCAGAATACCTGCCACTCCCATTCTGGTGGATACAAATCCCAAATGGCTTTAAATCCACCCACACCTTTGTAGGCTCCCGTGCTTGGGGTAAAAATCATTTTTAGCTGACTCAGGTAAGAGCCCACTTGTTCTACTCCTTTGTTGATACCAGCAGGGATAGATTCAAAGAATCCGTATTCCTGGGTTTCGAATTGGTAAATGCCGAGTCTTTCCAAATCATCCGTTGATGGAGGATAGAGCATTACCCCGATTTGACCGGCATCATTCAGCTTTACTGGAATTTCCAAAGCTTCTCCGTCGCGCATCACGTTAAGGGTAACTTCCTGACCCGCAAATTGCTTGAGGTGATCTGCATATTGATCCCACCAGGGCAAATCCACACCATTTACTCCAGTGATCAAGTCTTTGAGCTGAATGCCGGAATTGACGTTATGCGAACTATCCGGAATTCCACCAATAATGAAAGGAACCCGATAAAAAATGACCGCTTTGGTTGGGTTATCGATGAGCTTTCCAATAAAGTCCTGTGGAATCTCCATGGTTTCTTGTTGGCCATTTTCATGACGAACTTGCATCTCACCGCCCAAGATCATGTTGGGTAGAATGTCTGTAAATCGATCTATTTTCTGATCGTTAATTTGAAGTATGTGATCACCACTTCTCAGCCCAAGGTCGTAAGCCAGGGAATCTCTTACCCAAACTCCACCCGTTAGGTTTTCATTGGGAATGTATTTTTCTCCCCAGGTGAAAAGAATTCCTGCGTAAATGGCCATGGCCAATATGAGGTTGACAAAAACTCCACCCAGCATAATGATCAATCGCTGCCAAGCGGGTTTTGTTCTAAACTCCCAGGGTTCGGGCTCTTTATCCATTTGATCGGTATCCATCGACTCATCGATCATACCAGCGATCTTGACATAGCCACCGAGCGGAATCCAGCCCATTCCGTAAACGGTTTCACCAATCCGGAACTTAAACAGGGCAAACTTGTAGTCAAAAAAGAGGAAGAATTTTTCAACCCGGGTTTTAAACAGTTTCGCGGGAATAAAGTGACCCAGCTCATGGAGAATGATCAGCAGGGATAGCCCCAAAATGAGCTGAGCGGTTTTTATGATAAACTCTTCCATAGTTATCTTCGAAAAATGAATGGCAAATTTGAGAAAATCCGTGGTTTATCGGTCATAAGAATTTCTTATTCCCCGGATTGGAACAAAAAAAGCGTTAAAATCCTTTACTAACCTGCTCCTGAGCCCAACCTCTGGCTTGCTCATCACTGGAGACATAATCTTCATAACCTGGCTTCTCAACCCATGAAACTGCATCCATGCACGCCTCATTCAATTGAGCAATTTGCAGAAACCCAATTTTACCGTTCAAAAAAGCTTCTACAGCTATCTCATTGGATGCGTTCAATACACAAGGCATATTTCCTCCCAAATCCAGTGCTTTAAACGCCAGATTTAGGTTGCCAAATGTCTCACGGTCAGGCTGTTCAAAAGTAAGAGATGGGTAGTCCAAAAAATTAAATCTCGGAAAGTCAGAAGGGTATCTGTCTGGGTAAGTAAGCGCATATTGGATCGGCAGCTTCATGTCGGGTAATCCCATTTGCGCTTTCATACTTCCATCTTCAAATTGAACGATAGAATGGATAATGGATTGAGGGTGTACAATCACATCGATCTGCTCTGGTTTTAAAGCAAACAACCATTTTGCTTCAATGACCTCCAGGCCTTTGTTCATCAACGTGGCCGAATCGATTGTGATTTTAGCACCCATATCCCAATTGGGATGTTTGAGGGCTTGTTCCCGGGTAACATTTTGAAGCTCGTCGCGACTTTTTCCGCGGAACGGACCTCCTGATGCGGTGAGGTAAATCTTCTCGATGGGGTTGTGAAATTCTCCAGCCAAACACTGAAAAATGGCGGAATGCTCCGAATCCACCGGATAAATATTTACCCCTTTTTGGCGAGCCAACTGGGTAACCAAATCGCCAGCAACCACGAGGGTTTCTTTGTTGGCCAAGGCAATGTTCTTTCCGGCTTCAATGGCATTTAGTGTGGGTTTCAAACCAGCATAGCCAACCAAAGCCGTTAGGACGATGTCGATGCTTTCCATTTCCACACATTGCTCCAAAGCTTCCCGACCTGCGTACACCTTGATTCCTTCTGACCAAAGTGCATCGGATACCTTTTGATACTGGGATTCATCACCAATAACTACTGCATTAGGTTTGAATTCCAAACTTTGCTCGATAAGTGCATCTGCACTTTTGTTCACGGTCAATACTTCCACCGAAAACTTATCAGAGTGTGCTCGAATTACATCCAAAGCCTGGGTTCCAATAGAACCTGTGGATCCGAGGATAGCAACTCCTTTTTTCTTTTCGTCCATAGCTGCACAAAAGTAGGAAAGCCTGACGTAGCACAAACAGGTAATAGAACGATTAGAGAATTTGATTTTTACCCGGTTCCATTCCAGTTCAAAAGCATTTAGTTTTCTGAATTTGGCTTCAAAAGAAGTCACCCTATTGACCGATCAGAAAAAAAGAAAGCCCTGCAATACTAAATTCGAGATACTTTTGTTAACCCATGGCAATGAAAGTTTGTTTAAGCAGTCTGATCGCATTGACTCTGTCACTGGGAAGTATAGCCCAGGAAGTGGCCATCGGCCAGTGGCGAGATCATCTTCCCTACCGAAACATAAAACTGATCGCTGAAACAGCGGATCGGGTATATGCCTCTTCTGAATCGGGTCTTATGGCCTATGATTTGAACGAACAGTCGGTAGATCGAATCTCCACCATTAACGGTCTTTCGGATATTGGAATCACGGCATTGGGTGCTTCTCCGGATGGAAAAGTGCTTTTCGTGGGTTACGAAACCGGCGGTATTGATTTGGTCAAGGGAAATCAGATAGTTTACCGTGCGGATGCTGTGCGGGCCAATATTTTGGGTAACCGCCAGATCAATGACTTCATGTTTCACAATGACTTGTGCTACATCGCCACAGGTTTTGGTATTCTCGAATTCGATTACAAAAATGGTGACATCATCAATGCCGAAACCCGAGAAACCTTTTTGATCGGAGATGAGGGTGCTTATGTGTTTGTTAATTCAACCCATGTGCTCAACGACACTCTTTATGCGGCAACAGAAGAAGGGCTGTTTTTATCTCCGTACAACAACGAACTTTATGTCCCCTCCAATTGGAAAAAGGACACTACGATTCCCAACCCTGATTCCAACTTCGACATTGTAAGTTCCATTGGTAATGAACTATTGGTCAATTATCCGGTTTTTGAATACCGCAAAGACACTCTTTTTTCTAAAATCAATGGAAAGTGGAGTGTCAATACGCATCGGCTTGGTGAGGACAACCGATCGATGAAACGCTACGACGATCGAATCGTTTTTGCATCTACCACCTCCATGGAAATGTATGATTCCAGCTGGACGGTATTGCGCAAAGCTTTTACTTGGGGTGGCGGCGGACTGGACCCTAACATTTGTGTTTTGGGACAGAATGAGGTTGTCTGGATTGGTGATCGACGCGTAGGCTTGATCAAAAACCTCAATGAGCAGGTAAACGATGTGATCAATCTGGGCGGACCTGCATCCAATCGGGCATTTAACGTGTTTGTGTATGGAAATCGTCATTTTGTAACAGGTGGAGGTCACAATACGAATGGGTTTACCTTTAAATTGAGTGCCGAATTATCCTTTCAGGAAAATGACGATTGGACCATTTACACAGGCTATAATACCAGCAAATTTCAGGGTGTACAGGATGTTACCAGTGTTACGGTAAACCCCAAAAACAAAAACATATTCTTCGCCTCCTCACTAAATCAAGGACTCATTCAATTTGAAAATGACCAGGCCACAACGCATTATCCTTGTGATGGAGATACGCTGGATACCATTACGGGGGAATATGCTTCATTAGTGATGTAAGCTATGATCAAGATGCAAACCTGTGGTTTGTGAATGGGTTGACCAAAGAACCACTCCAGGCTTTTACTCCTGCGGGTGAGCACTTAAGGTTCCCTGTTTTGTTGGATGGTGCTACCATAAACACGGGTCGAATGTTTCACATGACCTGGGGTCACATTTGGGTTGTTACCCCTCAAAATGGCCTTTTTATCTATGATTACAACGGTACGTTAAAGGACACGACTGACGACCGATACATGTTTTTGAACTCAGGAGTGGAAACCGGAAATTTACCTGACAATGAGGTGTATTGTGCGGTGGAGGATTATGACGGCCACGTTTGGGTGGGAACCCGTGTAGGAATGCGCGTTTTTTACAATGCTCGAAATGCTTTTAACTCCAGTAATTTCAATGCACAAGACGTGTATATTCAGGAAGGAATCTACACCCAAATTCTCATGGAAAATGAGAATGTAGCTTGGATCGCGGTGGATGGTGCCAATCAAAAAT is a window encoding:
- the rseP gene encoding RIP metalloprotease RseP produces the protein MEEFIIKTAQLILGLSLLIILHELGHFIPAKLFKTRVEKFFLFFDYKFALFKFRIGETVYGMGWIPLGGYVKIAGMIDESMDTDQMDKEPEPWEFRTKPAWQRLIIMLGGVFVNLILAMAIYAGILFTWGEKYIPNENLTGGVWVRDSLAYDLGLRSGDHILQINDQKIDRFTDILPNMILGGEMQVRHENGQQETMEIPQDFIGKLIDNPTKAVIFYRVPFIIGGIPDSSHNVNSGIQLKDLITGVNGVDLPWWDQYADHLKQFAGQEVTLNVMRDGEALEIPVKLNDAGQIGVMLYPPSTDDLERLGIYQFETQEYGFFESIPAGINKGVEQVGSYLSQLKMIFTPSTGAYKGVGGFKAIWDLYPPEWEWQVFWTMTAFLSVMLAVLNLLPIPALDGGHVMFTLWEIITGRKPGDKFMEYAQIFGLFIILALFLFANGNDIFRMFK
- a CDS encoding 1-deoxy-D-xylulose-5-phosphate reductoisomerase, which codes for MDEKKKGVAILGSTGSIGTQALDVIRAHSDKFSVEVLTVNKSADALIEQSLEFKPNAVVIGDESQYQKVSDALWSEGIKVYAGREALEQCVEMESIDIVLTALVGYAGLKPTLNAIEAGKNIALANKETLVVAGDLVTQLARQKGVNIYPVDSEHSAIFQCLAGEFHNPIEKIYLTASGGPFRGKSRDELQNVTREQALKHPNWDMGAKITIDSATLMNKGLEVIEAKWLFALKPEQIDVIVHPQSIIHSIVQFEDGSMKAQMGLPDMKLPIQYALTYPDRYPSDFPRFNFLDYPSLTFEQPDRETFGNLNLAFKALDLGGNMPCVLNASNEIAVEAFLNGKIGFLQIAQLNEACMDAVSWVEKPGYEDYVSSDEQARGWAQEQVSKGF
- a CDS encoding cation:proton antiporter — its product is MAGTSPYILIIVLSALVILSYVYGLIAKQTNIPSVLLLIVTGMGITLLIKYFELPFIDTNWIPILEILGIVGLVMIVLEAALDLELTKEKWPIIWKSFLVALLCLAATSFLFTLLFKLFFLAETRSAILFSIPLAIVSSAIVIPSVSNCREEIKEFLIYESTFSDILGIMVFYFVLEGFEAPPGTNLFLDITGNLILTIAISIISAYVLTIIFQNITSQVKLFLLIAVLLMLYSIGKMLHISSLLIILFFGLMINNHKLFFVRGLDKYVDHRRVIQTLKYFKIITLETAFVVRTFFFIVFGMSITLASLVNLEILIISLVFLGVIFIVRYVFFASVAKQFMIPSLFVSPRGLITILLFFAIPESFGIPLFDNGVLLYVILLSSGIMTLALITREKEEKLPGILKATSRMLKAGEKEGNPSDKTEGE